A genome region from Bacteroides stercoris ATCC 43183 includes the following:
- a CDS encoding sodium-dependent transporter: MTRNERANFGSKLGVILASAGSAVGLGNIWRFPFETGNHGGAAFILIYLVCVLILGIPIMIAEFLIGRRSRANTAGAYQKLAPGTHWRWVGRMGVLAGFLILGYYSVVAGWTLEFIGEAATNSFAGKSAAEFIASFNGFVSNPWRPVIWLVVFLLATHFIIIKGVEKGIEKSAKIMMPMLFILLVVLAICSVSLPGASAGIEFLLKPDFSKVDGNVFLGAMGQAFFSLSLGMGCLCTYASYFRNDTNLPKTALNVAGIDTLVAILAGFIIFPAAFSVGIQPDAGPSLLFITLPNVFQQAFGNIPWLAIALSIMFYVLLALAALTSTISLHEVVTAYLHEEFKFTRGKAAKLVTAGCIVLGVLCSLSLGVGKSYTIFGLNLFDLFDFVTAKIMLPLGGFFISIFTGWYLDKKIVWEEVSNNGTLNIHIYRLLIFILKYIAPIGIGLIFINELGFFK; the protein is encoded by the coding sequence ATGACAAGAAATGAAAGAGCCAACTTTGGAAGCAAATTGGGAGTGATACTTGCTTCAGCCGGTTCTGCAGTTGGCCTGGGTAATATCTGGAGATTCCCTTTTGAAACAGGCAATCATGGCGGTGCAGCCTTCATACTGATTTATCTGGTATGTGTACTTATATTAGGTATTCCTATCATGATAGCCGAATTTCTTATCGGACGCCGTTCACGCGCCAACACTGCCGGAGCGTATCAAAAGCTGGCTCCGGGAACCCATTGGCGTTGGGTGGGACGAATGGGTGTATTAGCCGGATTCCTTATTTTGGGCTACTACTCGGTAGTAGCGGGTTGGACCTTGGAATTTATAGGAGAAGCCGCAACCAACAGTTTTGCCGGCAAGTCCGCCGCAGAGTTCATCGCTTCCTTCAACGGCTTTGTCAGCAATCCGTGGCGTCCTGTTATCTGGTTGGTGGTATTCTTGTTAGCCACACACTTCATCATCATAAAAGGAGTGGAAAAGGGTATTGAAAAATCAGCCAAGATAATGATGCCCATGCTGTTTATCCTGCTGGTAGTGCTTGCCATTTGTTCCGTATCACTACCCGGTGCAAGTGCGGGTATCGAATTCCTGCTGAAACCCGACTTCAGCAAAGTGGACGGTAATGTTTTCTTAGGTGCAATGGGACAGGCATTCTTTTCACTCAGCCTCGGTATGGGATGTCTTTGCACATACGCTTCTTATTTCAGAAATGACACCAACCTGCCTAAAACAGCACTCAATGTGGCAGGTATCGACACGTTAGTCGCCATTCTTGCCGGATTCATTATCTTCCCTGCGGCGTTTTCCGTTGGCATCCAGCCGGATGCAGGACCGAGTTTATTGTTCATCACCTTACCCAACGTATTTCAACAGGCATTCGGCAACATACCCTGGCTGGCAATCGCCTTATCCATCATGTTCTACGTTTTGCTGGCGCTGGCGGCATTGACTTCAACCATTTCCTTACACGAAGTGGTAACAGCATATCTGCATGAGGAGTTCAAGTTTACACGAGGAAAAGCAGCCAAACTGGTTACCGCCGGCTGTATTGTGCTGGGAGTGTTATGTTCGCTGTCATTGGGCGTAGGAAAGAGTTACACGATTTTTGGCCTTAACCTGTTCGATTTATTCGACTTCGTCACCGCTAAAATCATGTTGCCCTTAGGCGGGTTCTTTATCTCTATCTTCACCGGATGGTACCTGGATAAAAAGATTGTGTGGGAAGAAGTCAGCAATAACGGAACTTTAAATATACATATATACAGATTGCTTATCTTCATTCTGAAATATATCGCCCCAATAGGAATCGGACTTATTTTCATCAACGAGTTGGGCTTCTTCAAATAA
- a CDS encoding VanZ family protein gives MLYYIKKYPVSLVIILAVIYLSFFKPPTTDLGTIPNLDKVVHICMYFGMSGMLWLEFLRAHRRDRTPMWHAWVGAFVCPVLFSGAVELLQAFCTTYRGGDWLDFAANTTGAVLASLVACFVLKPRVMRKSTD, from the coding sequence ATGCTATATTATATTAAGAAATATCCGGTATCGCTGGTGATAATACTTGCTGTAATTTATCTGTCGTTTTTTAAACCGCCCACTACCGATCTGGGCACTATCCCTAACCTTGACAAGGTGGTGCATATCTGTATGTATTTCGGCATGTCCGGTATGTTGTGGCTGGAGTTCTTGCGGGCGCATCGGAGAGACCGTACGCCTATGTGGCACGCATGGGTAGGAGCATTTGTCTGTCCGGTATTGTTCAGTGGAGCGGTAGAATTGTTACAGGCATTTTGTACTACCTACCGTGGCGGCGATTGGCTGGATTTTGCAGCCAATACCACGGGAGCTGTCCTGGCGTCATTGGTGGCTTGTTTCGTGCTGAAACCAAGAGTGATGCGTAAATCTACAGATTAG